The following are from one region of the Halodesulfurarchaeum sp. HSR-GB genome:
- a CDS encoding methyltransferase domain-containing protein has translation MRRFTEAYLRDTRHGLWEDREALVPLFRGTPELILDVGAGTGEFTRVLREKGGASVVSLDADASLLRAGAVETPIQGDATRLPIPDRTFDLAACQALLVNLPDPDRAIRELMRVSADRVAAVEPDNSAVTVESTVESEATLSRRARSHYLDGLETDASLGADLGARFEQAGLRDIEVTKHVHERRIEPPYSETAMESARRKVTATRLDDHRETMLDGDLGPAGFDRLRDDWQAMGRAVAEQVQAGTYRRVEHIPFYVAVGQIEP, from the coding sequence GTGCGCCGTTTCACGGAAGCTTATCTACGCGATACCCGCCACGGGCTCTGGGAGGACCGGGAGGCGCTGGTCCCCCTGTTCCGTGGCACTCCTGAACTGATCCTCGACGTGGGGGCCGGGACGGGCGAGTTCACGCGAGTCTTGCGCGAGAAAGGGGGTGCGTCGGTCGTCTCCCTCGACGCCGACGCCTCCTTGCTCCGTGCCGGGGCAGTCGAGACACCGATCCAGGGGGATGCAACGCGACTTCCGATCCCCGACCGCACCTTTGACCTGGCGGCCTGCCAGGCGCTGCTCGTTAATCTTCCAGATCCCGATCGCGCGATTCGGGAACTGATGCGGGTCTCTGCGGACCGCGTCGCCGCCGTCGAACCCGACAACAGCGCGGTGACCGTCGAATCGACCGTCGAAAGCGAGGCTACCCTGTCCCGCCGGGCCCGATCTCACTACCTCGACGGTCTGGAGACGGACGCCAGTCTGGGGGCCGATCTGGGGGCGCGATTCGAACAGGCCGGACTCCGAGACATCGAGGTAACCAAGCACGTCCACGAGCGACGGATCGAACCGCCCTACTCGGAGACGGCCATGGAGTCGGCTCGGCGGAAGGTGACTGCCACCCGGCTCGACGATCACCGCGAGACGATGCTCGACGGCGATCTGGGCCCGGCCGGCTTTGACCGCTTGCGGGACGACTGGCAGGCGATGGGCCGGGCGGTCGCCGAACAAGTACAGGCGGGGACCTACCGTCGGGTCGAGCACATTCCGTTTTACGTCGCGGTCGGGCAGATCGAACCCTGA
- a CDS encoding helicase HerA domain-containing protein, with product MARETERIVVSDDGLSLPVIEVLTGRGAIFGKSGSGKSNTASVVVEELLERGFPVLIIDIEGEYATLKDRYDVVHVGDGDQYDYGLFETDPGKIVDFCLDQHRPVVIDISEILEIERAEVTIRDTLQLLFSREKHENKPFLVLVEEVHEFLPQQGGLDDLGEMLIRIAKRGRKRGLGLLGMSQRPASVDKNFITQCDWLVFHRLTWENDTRVVKSILGSDYAEDVKELRTGSAFLMADWEDAVRQVTFRRKRTDDAGDTPSLSPSQRRDLTSPTDESPTSDPESAADAAPESESDAETAATEPDEASAAESTTDSEAAVTPLEADPPTVLVDRTEEAEPEPVERSPEPVDRSDPEPRSSSPPDSTAVPEPLAEPARRGESQVNSRDADPGVAETLWELGHLVTYVLLRALSGLRYGVRLAYARVTGQSKPVDRLAPLSIGGNPDRSASTRFAIRVLIVLLAVIGGLVVFAVAGL from the coding sequence ATGGCTCGCGAGACGGAGCGGATCGTTGTCTCCGATGATGGGTTGTCCCTGCCGGTCATCGAGGTGCTGACGGGACGGGGCGCCATCTTCGGGAAGAGTGGCTCCGGGAAGAGTAACACCGCGAGTGTCGTCGTCGAGGAACTCCTCGAACGCGGGTTTCCCGTCCTCATCATCGACATCGAGGGGGAGTACGCGACCCTCAAGGATCGCTACGATGTCGTGCACGTCGGCGACGGCGACCAGTACGATTATGGCCTGTTCGAGACCGACCCCGGGAAGATCGTCGACTTCTGTCTCGATCAGCACCGACCGGTCGTCATCGACATCTCCGAAATTCTGGAGATCGAACGGGCCGAGGTGACGATCCGGGACACCCTCCAGTTGCTCTTCTCCCGCGAGAAACACGAGAACAAGCCCTTCCTCGTCCTGGTGGAGGAGGTCCACGAGTTCCTCCCCCAGCAGGGTGGGCTCGATGACCTGGGGGAGATGCTCATCCGGATCGCAAAGCGGGGTCGAAAGCGTGGGCTCGGCCTCCTGGGGATGTCCCAGCGACCCGCTTCGGTCGACAAGAACTTCATCACCCAGTGTGACTGGCTGGTCTTCCATCGCCTGACCTGGGAGAACGACACCCGGGTGGTGAAATCGATCCTCGGGAGTGATTATGCCGAGGACGTCAAGGAACTGCGCACGGGGTCGGCCTTCCTCATGGCCGACTGGGAGGACGCCGTCAGGCAGGTCACGTTCCGGCGCAAGCGAACGGACGATGCGGGAGATACGCCCTCGCTGTCGCCATCCCAACGCCGTGACCTGACTTCCCCCACGGACGAATCACCAACATCGGACCCCGAATCGGCGGCCGATGCGGCTCCCGAGTCCGAATCGGATGCTGAGACGGCCGCCACTGAGCCGGATGAAGCGTCCGCGGCGGAGTCGACCACCGATTCGGAGGCGGCCGTTACGCCCCTCGAAGCCGACCCGCCGACGGTCCTCGTGGACCGCACCGAGGAGGCAGAGCCAGAGCCAGTCGAGCGATCGCCGGAACCTGTCGACCGCTCTGACCCGGAGCCCCGGTCGTCGAGTCCGCCGGACTCGACGGCCGTCCCGGAACCGCTGGCCGAACCGGCCCGTCGGGGGGAGTCGCAGGTCAATTCGAGGGACGCGGACCCCGGGGTCGCCGAGACTCTCTGGGAACTCGGCCATCTGGTCACCTACGTGCTGCTTCGAGCGCTCAGCGGACTCCGCTACGGGGTTCGACTCGCGTATGCGCGAGTGACTGGTCAGTCGAAGCCGGTCGATCGACTCGCCCCGCTCTCGATCGGGGGCAATCCGGACCGGTCGGCGTCGACACGGTTCGCGATTCGCGTGCTGATCGTTCTGCTCGCCGTGATCGGGGGGCTGGTCGTCTTTGCCGTCGCTGGCCTCTGA
- a CDS encoding restriction endonuclease → MVQELSGHEFAQFLATIWERRDWQTEITERGEQFLVAGDQPDGTRGLILVFPGQEPVDAEAVRALETLREQKSLDVPVAATQGTFTDAAHQVARDNGLHLVDPSVVEETASAEGFEDLLAEYTSQSLSSRLLGLLPAVGRPSLPTVDLPTPSVGGKRLLGVGALFLVVLLVGGLLTGVLGGLPGPDLGLGGGGFSVTAVSFTQAENASVGVEWDARTQEAVVGPNGTRFEPDNDTAFLVVQFNATNPTETTQVLRERDFAVATGDKRSGPQYLQGAVGQPPVVLDSGETARGYVVFAVPAGTESATLLSRPGPDATPITFERDRSIEFQVSRG, encoded by the coding sequence ATGGTCCAGGAGCTTTCGGGCCACGAGTTCGCACAGTTCCTCGCGACCATCTGGGAACGCCGGGACTGGCAAACCGAGATCACCGAGCGCGGCGAGCAGTTCCTGGTCGCGGGCGATCAGCCGGATGGGACTCGCGGTCTCATTCTGGTGTTCCCCGGTCAAGAGCCAGTCGACGCCGAGGCAGTCCGGGCCCTGGAAACCCTCCGGGAGCAGAAATCTCTCGACGTACCGGTCGCGGCGACCCAGGGCACGTTCACCGACGCGGCCCACCAGGTCGCCAGGGACAACGGCCTGCACCTGGTCGATCCGAGCGTCGTCGAGGAGACCGCCTCGGCCGAGGGCTTCGAGGACCTGCTCGCGGAGTACACCTCACAGAGTCTGTCGAGCCGGCTCCTCGGACTGCTCCCGGCCGTCGGCCGCCCGTCGCTTCCCACGGTCGATCTGCCGACCCCGAGTGTCGGCGGGAAACGACTCCTCGGCGTCGGGGCGCTCTTCCTGGTCGTCCTGCTGGTAGGTGGGCTCCTGACGGGTGTCCTCGGGGGGCTTCCGGGACCGGATCTCGGACTCGGTGGGGGCGGGTTCAGCGTGACCGCCGTCTCGTTTACCCAGGCCGAGAACGCCTCGGTCGGGGTTGAGTGGGACGCCAGAACCCAGGAGGCGGTCGTGGGCCCGAACGGGACCCGATTCGAGCCGGACAACGATACGGCGTTTCTCGTCGTCCAGTTCAACGCGACGAATCCGACCGAAACGACACAGGTCCTCCGGGAGCGGGACTTCGCAGTTGCAACCGGCGACAAGCGGTCCGGTCCGCAGTATCTCCAGGGGGCGGTCGGGCAGCCACCGGTCGTCCTCGATTCCGGTGAGACAGCCCGGGGGTACGTCGTCTTTGCCGTTCCAGCGGGGACCGAGTCGGCGACACTGCTCTCCCGGCCCGGCCCAGACGCGACGCCGATCACCTTCGAGCGGGATCGCTCGATCGAGTTTCAGGTCAGTCGCGGGTAG
- a CDS encoding molecular chaperone TorD family protein, protein MSEATVATEFARARADLYDLLSRAFDGDTEALAEALETGVFGDFAAVLPGAPDTAALTRTDLDQDALQVGYDNLFVVPGPYYVPPFASGHATEPSEAYDSDAAYHEVGTAGELFGDPAESVATLYDRANFTPERGEGIPDHVAAEFEFMARLAARQATGDPQASEELLAVQGEMIEHLAWLADFSEAVGSVDDAEGVYAAVCSFANAFVAWDREQFDATEY, encoded by the coding sequence ATGAGCGAGGCGACTGTCGCCACCGAGTTCGCTCGGGCCCGCGCGGATCTCTACGATCTGCTCTCACGGGCCTTCGACGGGGACACCGAGGCGCTTGCGGAGGCCCTGGAGACCGGGGTCTTCGGGGATTTCGCCGCGGTCCTGCCGGGGGCCCCTGACACGGCGGCGCTGACGCGGACAGACCTCGACCAGGACGCCCTCCAGGTCGGCTACGATAACCTCTTTGTCGTGCCGGGTCCCTACTATGTGCCGCCCTTCGCCTCGGGCCACGCGACGGAGCCGAGTGAGGCCTACGACTCGGACGCGGCGTACCACGAGGTCGGGACCGCCGGGGAACTCTTCGGCGATCCGGCCGAGTCAGTCGCCACGCTCTACGACCGCGCGAACTTCACCCCAGAACGCGGTGAGGGGATCCCGGATCACGTCGCCGCGGAGTTCGAGTTCATGGCCCGCCTCGCTGCGCGGCAGGCTACCGGCGACCCCCAGGCGAGCGAGGAACTGCTCGCGGTTCAGGGGGAGATGATCGAACACCTCGCGTGGCTCGCGGACTTCTCCGAGGCGGTTGGCTCGGTCGACGACGCTGAAGGGGTGTACGCGGCAGTCTGCTCGTTCGCGAACGCCTTCGTCGCCTGGGATCGTGAACAGTTCGACGCGACAGAATACTGA
- a CDS encoding deoxyribonuclease IV — MRIGAHVSIAGGVDNAVERQLAVGGNCGQIFTHSPQVWQHPDIDPEEATDFVEGTAANLDGPWVIHASYLVNLATPKDDLRRKSIDSMQAEVDAAATLDIPYVNVHLGAHTGAGVEGGIENAAAALDELDIPEGVTVLVESDAGSGTKLGGDFEHLAGVLEQSSQDLAVCLDTAHAFAAGYDLSSPAAVQETVAAFDDVIGLDSLACIHLNDSKHAVGTNKDEHAHLGEGEIGEEGIRSILNHEALRDLPFVLETPTEDGRSFEWNIDRARELREA, encoded by the coding sequence ATGCGAATCGGAGCACACGTCTCTATCGCCGGTGGGGTCGACAACGCCGTCGAGCGGCAGCTCGCGGTCGGCGGGAACTGCGGTCAGATCTTCACGCACTCTCCCCAGGTCTGGCAGCACCCGGACATCGATCCCGAGGAGGCCACGGACTTTGTCGAGGGCACAGCAGCCAACCTCGATGGGCCGTGGGTCATTCACGCCTCGTATCTCGTCAATCTCGCGACCCCAAAGGACGACCTGCGGCGAAAATCGATCGACTCGATGCAGGCGGAGGTCGATGCCGCCGCCACACTCGACATTCCCTACGTCAACGTCCATCTCGGCGCGCATACGGGGGCGGGGGTCGAGGGCGGCATCGAGAACGCGGCCGCCGCCCTGGACGAACTCGACATCCCGGAGGGCGTGACTGTCCTGGTCGAATCCGATGCGGGCAGCGGGACGAAACTCGGTGGCGACTTCGAACACCTGGCTGGGGTCCTGGAGCAATCCTCCCAGGACCTGGCGGTCTGTCTCGACACGGCCCATGCCTTTGCGGCCGGGTATGACCTCTCTTCGCCCGCGGCAGTCCAGGAGACCGTCGCGGCGTTCGATGACGTGATCGGGCTGGACTCCCTCGCCTGCATTCACCTGAACGATTCGAAACACGCGGTGGGGACGAACAAGGACGAACACGCCCATCTCGGCGAGGGTGAGATCGGCGAGGAGGGCATTCGCTCGATCCTGAACCACGAGGCCCTTCGGGACCTCCCCTTCGTCCTCGAGACGCCCACGGAGGACGGTCGGAGCTTCGAGTGGAACATCGACCGGGCCAGGGAGCTCCGAGAGGCTTAA
- a CDS encoding aminopeptidase, with amino-acid sequence MDPRIREHARIIVDHSTEIEPGDNVLVTAPPVAEDLAVAVYEELGKRGAHPMRTGGGSRASRAYLRAADPEDFELPEHLLAAVEEADAAIRVRADRNTNEQGDVAPETNTAYQKVRQPISDALMDTRWVLTQHPAPGNAQDAEMSTEAYADFVYEAVNKDWEAQREHQAQMVEILEAGTEVHLKSGTETDLTMRIDGMLTRNDDAEHNLPGGEVFTAPVPDSVEGTVLFDMPLMAQGREITDVYLEFEGGRVVEHSAAKNEDVLSAVLETDDGARRIGELGIGMNRSIDQFTYNMLFDEKMGDTVHLALGRAYEDTVGEDRERNDSAIHMDMIVDMSEDSLIEVDGELVQRNGTFVFEDGFEAN; translated from the coding sequence ATGGATCCCCGCATTCGGGAGCACGCACGCATCATCGTCGACCACTCCACGGAGATCGAACCCGGTGACAACGTTCTCGTCACGGCCCCACCCGTCGCCGAGGACCTGGCGGTCGCCGTCTACGAGGAACTCGGGAAGCGGGGAGCCCACCCGATGCGAACGGGCGGCGGTTCGAGAGCCAGCCGCGCCTACCTTCGCGCAGCGGACCCCGAGGACTTCGAGTTGCCCGAACACCTGCTCGCCGCGGTTGAGGAAGCCGACGCCGCGATCCGCGTTCGGGCCGACCGGAACACGAACGAGCAGGGGGACGTGGCTCCCGAGACGAACACCGCCTACCAGAAGGTCCGCCAGCCGATCTCGGACGCGCTGATGGACACGCGCTGGGTGCTGACACAGCACCCGGCCCCCGGAAACGCACAGGACGCCGAGATGAGCACGGAGGCCTACGCGGACTTCGTGTACGAGGCGGTCAACAAGGACTGGGAGGCCCAGCGCGAGCATCAGGCCCAGATGGTCGAGATCCTGGAGGCCGGGACCGAGGTCCACCTCAAGAGCGGGACCGAGACCGACCTCACGATGCGAATCGACGGCATGCTGACCCGGAACGACGACGCCGAACACAACCTGCCCGGCGGCGAGGTTTTCACCGCGCCGGTGCCAGATTCGGTGGAGGGCACGGTGCTCTTTGACATGCCGCTCATGGCCCAGGGTCGGGAGATTACCGACGTGTACCTGGAGTTCGAAGGGGGCCGTGTCGTCGAGCACTCGGCGGCGAAAAACGAGGACGTGCTCTCGGCGGTCCTGGAAACCGACGACGGGGCCCGCCGGATCGGCGAACTCGGGATCGGCATGAACCGCTCGATCGATCAGTTCACCTACAACATGCTCTTCGACGAGAAGATGGGCGACACCGTCCATTTGGCGCTGGGTCGGGCCTACGAGGACACCGTCGGCGAGGACCGGGAGCGCAACGACTCGGCCATCCACATGGACATGATCGTCGACATGAGCGAGGACTCGTTGATCGAGGTCGACGGCGAACTCGTCCAGCGAAACGGGACCTTCGTCTTCGAGGACGGCTTCGAAGCGAACTGA
- the rmuC gene encoding DNA recombination protein RmuC, with the protein MAITDLLLGAVLLGLLFVIGLLFQVRRTVAESESGVETDQLTAALSQSLSSMEFGETVSRIEDRAGKIESLHDDFDRLLRAPRERGEFGEVQLEVMLSDHLHPGMYGIREQVVGSKTPDAHVETPDGIVAIDSKFPLDRYEQFLQAEDPEQKRAHKRAFRDAVESQLAKIERDYVDPSAGTTDFAFAYIPSESVYYHLITEEYDLLREYTKRGVQVVSPLTLGHKLELLKTGAQAQKLSEEAEAVLDHLAQLGDRFESVEDEWSTHKRHVDNAAKRADDVDRALSRVRDAFDRIDRPDGTLSVTED; encoded by the coding sequence ATGGCTATCACCGACCTGCTTCTCGGGGCCGTGTTGCTCGGCTTGCTCTTCGTGATCGGACTCCTCTTTCAGGTCCGGCGGACCGTCGCCGAATCAGAATCAGGCGTCGAGACCGACCAGCTGACCGCCGCGCTCTCACAGAGTCTCTCCTCGATGGAATTCGGCGAAACTGTCTCGCGGATCGAGGACCGGGCGGGAAAGATCGAGTCCCTCCATGATGACTTCGACCGGCTGTTGCGGGCCCCTCGCGAACGCGGGGAGTTCGGCGAGGTCCAACTGGAGGTCATGCTCTCCGATCACCTCCACCCGGGGATGTACGGGATCAGAGAGCAGGTCGTCGGCTCGAAGACCCCAGACGCACACGTCGAAACGCCCGACGGAATCGTGGCGATCGATTCGAAGTTCCCGCTGGATCGTTACGAGCAGTTCCTCCAGGCAGAGGATCCCGAGCAAAAACGGGCGCACAAGCGGGCCTTCCGTGATGCCGTGGAATCTCAACTGGCGAAGATCGAACGCGATTACGTCGATCCCAGTGCGGGCACCACTGACTTTGCCTTTGCCTACATTCCCTCGGAGAGTGTTTACTACCACCTGATCACCGAGGAGTACGACCTGCTGCGGGAGTACACCAAACGTGGCGTGCAGGTGGTCTCGCCGCTAACCCTGGGGCACAAACTCGAACTGCTCAAGACCGGGGCGCAGGCCCAGAAGCTCTCCGAGGAGGCCGAGGCGGTGCTCGATCACCTGGCTCAGCTGGGCGATCGTTTCGAGTCCGTCGAGGACGAGTGGAGCACTCATAAACGACACGTGGACAATGCGGCCAAGCGTGCGGACGACGTGGACCGGGCGCTGAGCCGGGTGCGTGATGCCTTCGACCGGATCGATCGGCCGGATGGGACCCTCTCCGTGACCGAGGACTAG
- a CDS encoding ATP-dependent DNA ligase, whose translation MEYGRLVELYAELSATEANTEQTALIAHTLTARPETVELLVTLLQGRPFVAWDDRDLGVSSSLTRTAIAKATGHSEAQIEEWWRETGDLGSAAARAIENDRQQTLFGQSLTVEGVQETLEDIAAYDGAGSQERKIDAIAVLLSDAEPETAQYLVRTVLENLRIGVGAGTIRDAIAQAFLGGSEADVAAVERAYQVTNDFRRVAAVARDSGVEGLRELEIQVGRPIAVMLAEKAESVRTGMDRVAPDGPVLAEYKYDGMRAQVHVDGADVTVFTRRLADVTAQFPDVVAAVQEHVDAEQAILEGEIVGYDPETGGTLPFQTLSKRIKRKYDLQATKTEIPVTLLLFDAMYVEESLLEAPLTQRLDRLESVLAESTQEIERARNCMSEDPAAIEALYEDALAAGQEGIMVKNPAATYQPGNRVGYMMKVKPTLETLDLVVTRATYSEGRRSNQLGRLYLGCRDASGEFKEVGRLSTGFTDEELATVTERLEPLIVETEGRDVVLDPELVLEVEFEEIQASPEYDSGYALRFPRFVGFRDDLGVSDVDTLDRVKGLYDQ comes from the coding sequence ATGGAGTACGGCCGCCTGGTGGAGTTGTACGCGGAGCTTTCAGCGACCGAAGCGAACACGGAACAGACTGCGCTGATCGCACACACGCTGACAGCGCGACCCGAGACCGTCGAGTTGCTCGTCACCCTCCTCCAGGGCCGGCCCTTCGTGGCCTGGGACGATCGGGATCTGGGCGTCTCCTCGAGTCTGACCAGAACGGCCATCGCGAAGGCGACCGGCCACAGCGAGGCACAGATCGAGGAGTGGTGGCGCGAGACCGGCGACCTGGGGAGCGCGGCCGCGAGAGCGATCGAAAACGACCGGCAACAGACCCTCTTCGGCCAGTCCCTGACCGTCGAGGGGGTTCAGGAGACCCTCGAAGACATCGCGGCCTACGATGGGGCGGGAAGCCAGGAGCGAAAAATCGATGCGATCGCCGTCCTGCTCTCCGACGCCGAGCCCGAGACGGCCCAGTACCTCGTCCGGACCGTCCTCGAAAACCTCCGTATCGGCGTCGGGGCGGGGACGATCAGGGACGCGATCGCCCAGGCCTTCCTCGGGGGGAGCGAGGCCGACGTGGCGGCCGTCGAGCGGGCCTACCAGGTCACGAACGACTTTCGGCGGGTGGCAGCGGTCGCCCGCGATTCGGGTGTGGAAGGACTGAGGGAACTCGAAATCCAGGTCGGCCGCCCGATCGCCGTGATGCTCGCTGAGAAGGCCGAATCGGTGCGCACGGGAATGGACCGTGTCGCCCCCGATGGGCCCGTCCTCGCGGAGTACAAGTACGACGGGATGCGAGCCCAGGTCCACGTCGACGGAGCGGACGTCACGGTCTTTACCCGCCGGCTGGCCGACGTCACGGCACAGTTCCCGGACGTGGTCGCGGCCGTCCAGGAGCACGTCGACGCCGAACAGGCAATTCTGGAGGGCGAGATCGTGGGGTACGATCCCGAAACGGGCGGGACCCTTCCGTTCCAGACCCTCTCGAAGCGCATCAAGCGCAAGTACGACCTGCAGGCCACGAAAACGGAGATCCCAGTAACCCTGCTGCTCTTCGACGCGATGTACGTCGAGGAGTCGCTACTTGAGGCCCCGCTCACGCAACGGCTCGACCGGCTCGAATCGGTTCTCGCGGAGTCCACCCAGGAGATCGAACGGGCCCGAAACTGCATGAGCGAGGACCCGGCGGCCATCGAAGCCCTCTACGAGGACGCGTTAGCGGCGGGCCAGGAGGGCATCATGGTGAAGAACCCGGCGGCGACCTACCAGCCCGGGAACCGGGTGGGCTATATGATGAAGGTAAAGCCCACACTGGAGACCCTCGATCTGGTGGTCACCCGGGCGACCTACAGCGAGGGGCGGCGGTCGAACCAGCTCGGGCGGCTCTACCTGGGCTGTCGAGACGCGAGCGGCGAATTCAAGGAGGTCGGCCGGCTCTCGACGGGTTTTACCGACGAGGAACTCGCCACCGTCACCGAGCGACTGGAGCCACTGATCGTCGAGACCGAGGGCCGGGACGTGGTCCTCGACCCGGAACTCGTCCTGGAGGTCGAATTCGAGGAGATCCAGGCCTCCCCCGAGTACGACTCGGGGTATGCGCTTCGCTTCCCGCGGTTCGTCGGGTTCCGGGACGACCTCGGCGTGAGCGATGTGGACACGCTCGACCGGGTCAAAGGGCTCTACGACCAGTAA
- a CDS encoding 50S ribosomal protein L15e, whose amino-acid sequence MTRSAYSYIKEAWRDPDDGKLAELQWQRKQDWRSQGAIERIERPTRLDKARDLGYKAKQGVVLARVSVRKGGARKSRFTAGRRSKRTGVNRLGRKKNLKRIAEERATRKFINLRVLNSYWVGEDGSQKWFEVILLDPNHPAIENDDDLNWICDDAHKNRAMRGLTTAGDRGRGMLKRGTGSEHTRPSVGSRD is encoded by the coding sequence ATGACACGAAGCGCCTACTCGTACATCAAGGAGGCCTGGCGGGACCCCGACGACGGGAAACTCGCCGAGCTACAGTGGCAGCGCAAACAGGACTGGCGATCGCAGGGCGCCATCGAGCGCATCGAGCGCCCGACCCGCCTCGACAAGGCCCGGGACCTGGGCTACAAGGCAAAGCAGGGGGTCGTCCTGGCACGCGTCAGCGTGCGCAAGGGCGGCGCTCGCAAGTCCCGGTTCACGGCCGGCCGGCGCTCGAAGCGCACCGGCGTCAACCGACTGGGTCGCAAGAAGAACCTCAAGCGCATCGCCGAGGAGCGGGCGACGCGGAAGTTCATCAACCTGCGAGTCCTCAACTCCTACTGGGTCGGCGAGGACGGCAGCCAGAAGTGGTTCGAAGTGATCCTCCTGGATCCGAACCACCCCGCAATCGAGAACGACGACGACCTGAACTGGATCTGTGACGACGCCCACAAAAACCGCGCCATGCGCGGGCTGACCACGGCCGGTGACCGGGGCCGCGGCATGCTCAAGCGCGGGACGGGCTCCGAGCACACCCGCCCGAGCGTGGGCTCCCGGGACTAA
- a CDS encoding serine/threonine-protein kinase RIO2: protein MAGTVADAMADLEPEDFHLLSGVEQGMRFSEWVNREKLPDFSGLTAENVDFHLNRMLDLELIERKTIQYEGIKLTQQGYDALALHTFAERGTIEGFGAPLGVGKESDVYEVESYKPLALKFHREGFANFRAVRRERDYTADREHVSWLYTARKAAEREYEALETLYPAVSVPQPIDQNRHAIVMEKVPGVELAKSRLPDGQVRGVLELILRELQTAYQAGFVHADISEYNVFVASEGITLFDWPQAVPVDHDNAREFLRRDIENITSYFERKYPGQIGEVDTDSVAIAIEDGAFDRLD from the coding sequence ATGGCCGGAACTGTCGCCGACGCGATGGCCGACCTCGAACCCGAGGATTTCCATCTCCTCTCGGGCGTCGAGCAGGGGATGCGGTTCTCCGAGTGGGTCAATCGCGAGAAACTACCCGATTTTTCGGGGCTAACCGCCGAAAACGTCGATTTCCACCTGAATCGAATGCTCGATCTGGAGCTCATCGAGCGCAAGACCATCCAGTATGAGGGTATCAAGCTGACTCAACAGGGGTATGACGCACTCGCGCTGCACACCTTCGCCGAACGGGGAACGATCGAGGGGTTCGGAGCGCCACTCGGCGTCGGCAAGGAATCGGACGTCTACGAGGTCGAGTCCTACAAACCCCTCGCGCTGAAGTTCCACCGCGAGGGGTTCGCGAACTTCCGGGCCGTGCGGCGAGAGCGGGACTACACCGCGGATCGGGAGCACGTCTCCTGGCTCTATACCGCCCGCAAAGCCGCCGAACGGGAGTACGAAGCCCTGGAGACGCTGTATCCAGCGGTGTCGGTCCCCCAGCCGATCGACCAGAACCGCCACGCCATCGTCATGGAGAAAGTCCCCGGGGTGGAGCTGGCCAAATCAAGACTTCCCGACGGGCAGGTTCGTGGCGTCCTGGAGCTGATCCTGCGGGAGCTTCAGACAGCCTATCAGGCCGGGTTCGTGCACGCGGACATCAGCGAATACAACGTCTTCGTCGCTTCGGAGGGCATCACGCTGTTCGACTGGCCACAGGCCGTGCCCGTCGATCACGACAACGCCAGGGAGTTCCTCCGCCGAGACATCGAGAACATCACCAGTTACTTCGAGCGCAAGTATCCCGGACAAATCGGGGAGGTCGACACCGATTCCGTCGCGATAGCCATCGAAGACGGCGCTTTCGACAGGCTCGACTAG